One region of Deltaproteobacteria bacterium genomic DNA includes:
- a CDS encoding 2-isopropylmalate synthase → MAHTDGLTESDLIYDWNSVGKFHGLAPKRTITFFDETLRDGIQSPSVVDPNIEDKIKLLQIASDLGIDHIDIGLPGAGPRAVEDCTTLATYARDNKLPIRLACAARTHVNDIQAIIDISQKVGVPIEVMAFIGSSPIRQYAEDWDLDLMLERTRTAMELAVRYDLPVTYVTEDTTRSRPDVLDRLFRNAVDAGAHRLCLCDTVGHATPDGLRNLLTWTRNLLDGMGRPDVGIDWHGHNDRGLGVANAIFAIEYGADRVHGTALGIGERVGNASLDQILLNLKLLGELPDRDLSKLLLWCKVASQATRVPIHPQYPLAGSDAFRTATGVHAAAIIKAERKGDAWLADRIYSGVPASMFGKEQEIEIGHYSGESNVVYWLQKRGYEPTPDLVKTILTAAKRGNRVLTDDEVKQIIKEHSAQ, encoded by the coding sequence ATGGCGCACACGGATGGGCTGACCGAGAGCGACCTCATCTACGATTGGAACAGCGTCGGCAAGTTCCACGGCCTCGCACCGAAGCGGACGATCACATTCTTCGACGAGACGCTGCGAGACGGAATTCAGTCGCCGTCGGTGGTCGATCCGAACATCGAAGACAAGATCAAGCTCCTGCAAATCGCGAGCGACCTCGGGATCGACCACATCGACATCGGGCTGCCGGGCGCCGGCCCGCGCGCGGTCGAGGACTGCACGACGCTGGCGACCTACGCGCGCGACAACAAGCTGCCGATCCGGCTCGCCTGCGCCGCGCGCACCCACGTCAACGACATCCAGGCCATCATCGACATCTCGCAGAAGGTCGGCGTGCCGATCGAGGTGATGGCGTTCATCGGGTCGTCGCCGATCCGGCAGTACGCCGAGGACTGGGACCTGGACCTGATGCTCGAGCGCACGCGCACGGCCATGGAACTCGCGGTCCGCTACGACCTGCCGGTCACCTACGTCACCGAGGACACGACGCGATCGCGGCCGGACGTGCTCGACCGGCTGTTCCGCAACGCCGTCGACGCCGGCGCGCACCGGCTGTGTCTGTGCGACACGGTCGGCCACGCGACTCCCGACGGCCTGCGCAACCTGCTCACGTGGACGCGCAACCTCCTCGACGGCATGGGCCGCCCTGACGTCGGCATCGACTGGCACGGCCACAACGACCGGGGGCTCGGCGTTGCCAACGCGATCTTCGCGATCGAGTACGGCGCGGACCGCGTCCACGGGACGGCGCTCGGCATCGGCGAGCGCGTCGGCAACGCCTCGCTCGACCAGATTCTGCTGAACCTGAAGCTGCTCGGCGAGCTGCCCGACCGGGATCTGTCGAAGCTGCTCCTTTGGTGCAAGGTCGCGTCCCAGGCCACGCGCGTGCCCATCCATCCCCAGTATCCGCTCGCCGGCAGCGACGCGTTCCGCACGGCGACCGGCGTCCACGCCGCCGCGATCATCAAGGCCGAACGCAAGGGCGACGCCTGGCTCGCCGATCGCATCTATTCAGGCGTTCCGGCGTCGATGTTCGGCAAGGAGCAGGAGATCGAGATCGGCCACTATTCGGGCGAGTCCAACGTCGTCTACTGGCTGCAAAAACGCGGGTACGAGCCCACCCCCGATCTGGTCAAGACGATCTTGACGGCGGCAAAACGCGGGAATCGCGTATTGACTGACGACGAGGTCAAGCAAATCATAAAAGAGCATTCCGCGCAGTAA
- a CDS encoding response regulator, producing MAKTILIVDDDRYTRNVLEAIFRQDRLFRSLRPTVVTASDGQEGFDAFCAHRPDVVVADLLMPRVDGFELCKRIRAHAGGDVPALFVVSGVYRDAAIAQRLRADFRAELYAKPYQVKDLVAAVARALGVDPASRRAQAARAAAPVPRSGSLVDTPLPRLLLDLLAERATGRLTIERGGVRKTVDLVMGHPVAASSNAREETLGHFLVRIGAIDDTQHRDALERAARTGSRLGEALVSSGVLDSVRLVELLAAQVRFKIARSLRWPDGTWSFEPDASAHAGGDPLDVEQIVLRGLMDTADRSAVSRQWAPHRLASLRLTARGRQLAPRFRRLLGSAFADAWADGTSLHALVRAGVPLADAELAVDALARAGLIEVEDAGDPTAEPGAVAVTLDSAESAPSLAALAEQTQSRRFAVADDEPSDEEVSGDDLYAALFGDGTEVTRLGSQPLAVVDDAVPEELVDEESGVVDVSDVDIGNAAPGAADVGRRSEHASARRKLVEEYLRVQGADHYTVLDVPRTADASTIAAAVVERKQRFSLEWYARFDLGRDYAKLEDLHRRYEAARETLLDDERRRRYDAELAGGDLGPSAPSVDAELAFKAGVAHLEAGDAAAAVARLEKAVAAAPTEPDYRATLGWARFVAGGRTDRSADAARRDLNAALEMDADHALAHEYKGRITAALGADDVEAIFHLERALDRDPRRIDALAPLAECRRRRGELRPLERTFRKLLHRMASLRLPELEARVWRQLAKLYIELGDTAHARTACESALRLAPADADAKAMLAALGGVDSDSERIRAARERWLARPDDAAAGHAWLRAAQDAGAWDAAYLAASALVARHQADDVATEMYRRFRPRFVIRAQRPVDASAWSLLAHPDDDRRIGELFDLLSPIYAAVAPLTPADLDLDDATAVADADLPPEFTRVRAYIAHALGVLEPAVHVRTDFDREVHVGAVDPPVLIVGDDVLAAPERLELAFRLGRAMTYLRPGRALGGSRPGTALKLGLLGALRSAAPSAVIPGDMDAHSAAFADQVAEAVHQMAARTRDRIHALVLDLVRGRRSINLSAWQRSLARTADRAGLLFCGDLPVAARFIADEGAVDRAAELVDYALSSEFSGLRGHLGLSIDV from the coding sequence ATGGCGAAGACCATCCTCATCGTCGACGACGACCGGTATACGCGCAACGTACTCGAGGCGATCTTCCGCCAGGACCGCCTGTTTCGGTCCCTCCGCCCGACAGTCGTCACCGCGTCGGACGGCCAGGAAGGGTTCGACGCGTTCTGCGCGCACCGCCCCGACGTGGTCGTCGCGGACCTGCTGATGCCGCGCGTCGACGGGTTCGAGCTGTGCAAGCGCATCCGCGCCCACGCCGGCGGCGACGTGCCGGCGCTGTTCGTCGTGAGCGGCGTGTACCGCGATGCCGCCATCGCGCAGCGGCTGCGCGCCGATTTTCGCGCGGAACTGTACGCCAAGCCGTATCAGGTCAAGGATCTCGTGGCCGCGGTCGCCCGGGCGCTGGGGGTGGATCCGGCGTCTCGCCGCGCGCAAGCGGCCCGCGCCGCGGCTCCCGTGCCGCGCTCCGGCAGCCTGGTCGACACCCCGCTGCCCCGCCTGCTGCTCGACTTGCTCGCCGAGCGCGCGACGGGGCGCCTGACCATCGAGCGGGGCGGCGTCCGCAAGACCGTCGACCTCGTCATGGGCCACCCCGTCGCCGCATCGTCGAACGCGCGCGAGGAGACGCTCGGTCACTTTCTCGTGCGGATCGGCGCGATCGACGACACCCAGCACCGCGACGCCCTCGAGCGCGCCGCCCGAACCGGATCTCGGCTCGGCGAGGCGCTGGTGAGTTCCGGCGTGCTCGACTCGGTCCGCCTCGTCGAACTGCTCGCGGCGCAGGTGCGGTTCAAGATCGCCCGATCGCTGCGCTGGCCGGACGGGACGTGGTCGTTCGAGCCGGACGCCAGCGCGCACGCGGGCGGCGATCCGCTGGATGTCGAGCAGATCGTCCTTCGCGGCCTGATGGACACGGCCGACCGCTCCGCCGTATCACGCCAATGGGCGCCGCACCGCTTGGCTTCGCTCCGACTCACCGCGCGCGGCCGCCAGCTGGCGCCGCGTTTCCGGCGCCTGCTGGGCAGCGCATTCGCCGACGCGTGGGCCGACGGCACGTCGTTGCACGCGCTGGTACGCGCCGGCGTGCCGCTGGCCGATGCGGAACTCGCGGTCGACGCGCTCGCGCGAGCCGGGCTGATCGAGGTCGAGGACGCCGGCGATCCGACCGCCGAGCCGGGCGCCGTCGCGGTGACGCTGGACAGCGCTGAGTCGGCGCCGTCGCTCGCGGCGCTCGCGGAGCAGACCCAGTCGCGCCGCTTCGCAGTCGCGGACGACGAGCCGTCGGACGAGGAGGTGTCCGGCGATGACTTGTACGCGGCGCTGTTCGGTGACGGCACCGAGGTCACGCGCCTCGGATCGCAGCCGCTCGCGGTCGTCGACGACGCCGTGCCCGAGGAACTCGTCGACGAGGAAAGTGGCGTCGTCGACGTGTCGGACGTCGACATCGGGAACGCCGCGCCGGGTGCAGCGGATGTCGGCCGGCGCAGCGAGCACGCGAGCGCCCGGCGCAAGCTCGTCGAGGAGTACCTGCGCGTGCAGGGCGCCGACCACTACACGGTGCTGGATGTCCCGCGCACGGCGGACGCGTCGACGATCGCCGCCGCGGTCGTCGAGCGAAAACAGCGGTTTTCCCTCGAGTGGTACGCGCGTTTCGACCTCGGCCGGGATTACGCCAAACTCGAGGACCTCCATCGCCGCTACGAGGCGGCGCGCGAAACGTTACTCGACGACGAGCGCCGCCGCCGCTACGATGCGGAACTCGCGGGCGGCGATCTCGGGCCGAGCGCGCCCTCGGTCGACGCCGAACTGGCGTTCAAGGCCGGCGTCGCCCACCTCGAGGCCGGCGACGCCGCCGCCGCAGTTGCGCGACTCGAAAAAGCGGTGGCTGCTGCCCCCACCGAACCGGATTACCGTGCGACGCTCGGCTGGGCGCGGTTCGTTGCAGGTGGGCGCACCGATCGATCCGCCGATGCCGCGCGGCGGGACTTGAACGCCGCGCTCGAAATGGACGCGGATCACGCGCTCGCACATGAATACAAGGGTCGCATCACCGCGGCGCTCGGAGCAGACGACGTCGAAGCGATCTTTCACCTCGAACGCGCGCTCGACCGCGACCCGCGGCGCATCGACGCGCTTGCACCGCTGGCCGAATGCCGCCGGCGCCGCGGCGAACTGCGGCCGCTCGAACGGACGTTCCGCAAGCTGCTGCACCGCATGGCGTCGCTGCGCCTTCCGGAACTCGAAGCGCGCGTGTGGCGGCAGCTCGCAAAGTTGTATATCGAACTTGGGGATACCGCCCATGCCCGAACGGCGTGCGAATCGGCGCTTCGCCTCGCACCGGCAGATGCCGATGCCAAAGCGATGCTCGCCGCGCTCGGCGGAGTCGACTCCGACTCGGAACGCATTCGCGCCGCGCGCGAGCGCTGGCTCGCGCGGCCGGATGACGCGGCAGCCGGTCACGCGTGGCTCCGGGCCGCGCAGGATGCCGGTGCATGGGACGCCGCCTATCTGGCCGCGTCGGCGCTGGTCGCGCGCCACCAGGCCGACGACGTCGCGACCGAAATGTACCGGCGGTTTCGCCCGCGGTTCGTCATCCGCGCGCAACGGCCGGTCGACGCCTCCGCGTGGTCGCTGCTCGCGCACCCGGACGACGACCGGCGGATCGGCGAACTGTTCGACCTGCTCTCACCGATCTACGCGGCCGTCGCGCCGCTGACACCCGCCGATCTCGATCTCGACGACGCCACCGCGGTGGCGGACGCCGACCTGCCCCCGGAGTTCACGCGCGTGCGCGCCTACATCGCCCACGCACTCGGCGTGCTCGAGCCGGCCGTGCACGTGCGGACCGACTTCGACCGCGAGGTGCACGTCGGCGCGGTGGACCCGCCGGTGCTGATCGTCGGAGACGACGTGCTGGCCGCACCCGAACGCCTCGAGCTGGCGTTTCGCCTCGGTCGCGCGATGACGTACCTGCGGCCGGGGCGAGCGCTCGGCGGCTCGCGGCCCGGCACCGCGCTCAAACTCGGACTGCTGGGTGCGCTGCGCAGCGCGGCCCCGTCGGCCGTGATCCCAGGCGACATGGACGCCCACTCGGCCGCGTTCGCGGACCAAGTCGCCGAGGCGGTCCACCAGATGGCCGCCCGCACGCGCGACCGAATCCACGCGCTCGTGCTCGACCTCGTCCGCGGCCGGCGCTCGATCAACCTGTCGGCCTGGCAGCGCAGCCTCGCGCGCACCGCCGACCGCGCGGGCCTGTTGTTCTGCGGCGACCTTCCGGTGGCCGCGCGGTTCATCGCCGACGAGGGCGCCGTCGACCGCGCGGCGGAGTTGGTCGACTACGCGCTGTCGTCAGAGTTTTCCGGACTTCGCGGGCACCTCGGGCTGTCGATCGACGTGTGA
- a CDS encoding ABC transporter ATP-binding protein — protein sequence MRDVKKHFAQTAPWGPDDGVGPLRRALTRKRATVRAVDGVSLDIVEGETLGLVGESGCGKSTLGRTVLRLLDPTDGSIRFAGRDITRLDARALRPIRREMQMIFQDPYASLNPRMTVGMALAEPIDIHALASSRAERDARIAELLDKVGLPADAARKYPHEFSGGQRQRVGIARALAVRPRFIVCDEPISALDVSIQAQIVNLLQDLQRDENLTYLFISHDLKVVQHICDRVAVMYLGKIVELAPADAIYASPAHPYTQALLSAVPLPDPKRKTGRKRIVLEGDVPSPMNPPPGCPFHPRCPIKDKPEACYDTPPPLREIRPGHVAACHVAE from the coding sequence ATCCGCGACGTCAAGAAGCACTTCGCGCAGACCGCGCCGTGGGGCCCCGATGACGGCGTGGGACCGCTGCGCCGCGCACTCACGCGCAAGCGTGCGACCGTGCGCGCCGTCGACGGGGTGTCACTCGATATCGTCGAGGGCGAGACGCTCGGCCTCGTCGGCGAGTCCGGCTGCGGCAAGTCGACCCTCGGGCGCACGGTGTTGCGCCTGCTCGATCCGACCGATGGTTCGATCCGGTTCGCCGGCCGCGACATCACGCGGCTCGACGCGCGCGCCCTGCGGCCGATCCGGCGCGAGATGCAGATGATCTTCCAGGACCCGTACGCGTCGCTCAACCCGCGCATGACGGTCGGAATGGCCCTGGCCGAGCCGATCGACATCCACGCGCTGGCCTCGTCGCGCGCCGAGCGCGACGCACGCATCGCCGAATTGCTCGACAAGGTGGGGCTGCCGGCCGACGCGGCCCGCAAGTATCCGCACGAGTTCTCGGGCGGCCAACGCCAGCGCGTCGGCATCGCGCGCGCTCTCGCCGTGCGGCCGCGGTTCATCGTGTGCGACGAGCCGATCTCGGCGCTCGACGTGTCGATTCAGGCGCAGATCGTCAATCTGCTGCAGGACCTGCAGCGCGACGAGAACCTCACCTACCTGTTCATCTCGCACGACCTGAAGGTCGTCCAGCACATCTGCGACCGCGTCGCGGTCATGTACCTCGGCAAAATCGTCGAACTCGCTCCCGCCGACGCGATCTACGCCAGCCCCGCCCACCCCTACACCCAGGCGTTGCTGTCGGCGGTTCCGCTGCCCGATCCGAAGCGCAAGACGGGCCGCAAGCGGATCGTGCTCGAGGGCGACGTGCCGAGCCCGATGAACCCACCGCCGGGTTGTCCGTTTCACCCGCGGTGTCCGATCAAGGACAAGCCGGAAGCGTGTTACGACACGCCGCCGCCGCTGCGCGAGATTCGCCCGGGGCACGTGGCCGCATGCCACGTCGCCGAGTGA
- a CDS encoding ABC transporter ATP-binding protein has protein sequence MSATESPPLLEIDGLVTQFSTEHGIVTAVDGVSFSIPAGTTVGVVGESGCGKSVTALSVMRLIPNPPGRIAAGAVRYRGKDLLALSEAEMRAIRGNQISMIFQEPMTSLNPVFTAGDQVAEAVRLHQGKTKREALQVAVDMFRKVGIPSPEERVRNYPHQMSGGMRQRVMIAMALACEPDLLIADEPTTALDVTIQAQILELLAGLQREFGMSILLITHDLGVVAEVCEQVVVMYAGRVVERARTEDLFSAPRHHYTAGLLRSVPSFAGGEAGSAGGGERTGRRRLQEIRGMVPPLYALPEGCKFQDRCDAVQPKCREQEPRLVRFGKSDVRCHYPVEAAT, from the coding sequence ATGAGCGCGACCGAATCACCCCCGCTGCTGGAGATCGACGGCCTCGTCACCCAGTTCAGCACCGAGCACGGCATCGTCACGGCCGTCGACGGCGTGTCGTTCTCGATCCCGGCCGGCACGACGGTCGGCGTCGTCGGCGAAAGCGGCTGCGGCAAATCGGTCACCGCGCTGAGCGTGATGCGGCTGATCCCGAACCCGCCGGGACGCATCGCGGCCGGCGCGGTGCGATACCGCGGCAAGGACCTGCTCGCGCTGTCCGAGGCAGAGATGCGCGCGATTCGCGGCAACCAGATCTCGATGATCTTCCAGGAACCGATGACCTCACTCAACCCGGTGTTCACCGCTGGCGATCAGGTGGCCGAAGCGGTACGGCTGCACCAGGGCAAGACGAAGCGCGAGGCATTACAGGTCGCGGTCGACATGTTCCGCAAGGTGGGCATCCCCTCCCCGGAGGAGCGCGTGCGCAACTACCCGCACCAGATGTCGGGTGGCATGCGGCAGCGCGTGATGATCGCGATGGCGCTCGCGTGCGAGCCGGACCTGCTCATCGCGGACGAGCCGACCACCGCGCTCGATGTCACCATCCAGGCGCAGATCCTCGAACTGCTCGCCGGCCTGCAGCGCGAGTTCGGCATGAGCATTTTGCTCATCACCCATGACCTCGGCGTCGTCGCGGAGGTGTGCGAGCAGGTGGTCGTGATGTACGCCGGCCGGGTCGTCGAGCGCGCCCGCACCGAAGACCTGTTCTCGGCACCGCGCCACCACTACACGGCGGGCCTCCTGCGGTCCGTGCCGAGCTTTGCTGGCGGCGAGGCCGGTAGCGCCGGCGGCGGCGAGCGTACCGGGCGCCGTCGACTGCAGGAGATCCGCGGGATGGTCCCGCCGCTTTACGCGCTGCCCGAGGGTTGCAAGTTTCAGGATCGATGTGACGCCGTGCAGCCCAAGTGCCGCGAGCAGGAGCCGCGGCTGGTCCGATTCGGCAAGAGCGACGTGCGGTGCCACTACCCGGTGGAGGCGGCGACGTGA
- a CDS encoding S9 family peptidase, giving the protein MRTHEFLVAALCIALAGCGGRAQPPAAPAAPPAAPATAGTPRTIDIPAETIVGAPKYPPAPREDVVDDWHGVPVPDPYRWLEDPNDPRTRSWVDANDALARKTLAALPVRAELVSRLRELLYIDYQSAPVKRGGRYFYTRRHKDREKAIVYVQDRAGAAERALLDPNQWSEDGSVSLGGWYPSYDGTKVAYKRKQNNADESVMYVRDVATGKDSEVDVIEGAKYASASWTPKGDGFYYTYLPTDPNIPVAERPGYQEVRFHRLGTDPSTDEVVFPHTGNPQMWIGADVSRDGRWLVLYASHGWNANDVYIKDLRKRVRRRPTEPATDDLPPRERIRREAIRRGFLPIVYGQDAKYGVDVWKNKLYIRTDEGAPRYRLFVGDARRPQRAKWKEIVPQADATLSSAQIVGGHLVLHYLRNAYSDVEIRRLDGRLVRKLALPGIGTAGVRGEPDDDEAYYSFTSFNRPVQIFKTSIRRGNPTLWSQVDVPVDTSAMEVEQVWFESKDGTKVPMFLVYKKGIARDGSHPTLLYGYGGFNVSLTPHFSSTAVVWVEHGGIYAVANLRGGGEFGEQWHRAGMLANKQNVFDDFIAAAEHLIREGYTSPDKLAIMGGSNGGLLVGAAMTQRPELFRAVVCAVPLLDMVRYHLFGSGRTWIPEYGSAEDPDQFKVLYAYSPYHHIQQGVAYPALLMMSADADDRVDPMHARKFVAAIQWAATGDRPYLLRVERHAGHGGADLVKANLEKAADQLAFLMWQLGMTADAAAAAPSNASAARRTPVAAPGRAPRWTPQ; this is encoded by the coding sequence ATGCGCACGCACGAATTTCTGGTCGCAGCGCTGTGCATCGCCCTCGCCGGGTGCGGGGGCCGCGCGCAGCCTCCCGCGGCGCCGGCCGCACCGCCGGCCGCGCCGGCCACGGCCGGCACGCCGCGTACCATCGACATCCCGGCAGAGACCATCGTCGGCGCCCCCAAGTACCCGCCGGCGCCGCGCGAGGACGTGGTCGACGACTGGCACGGCGTACCGGTGCCCGACCCCTACCGCTGGCTCGAGGACCCGAACGACCCGCGCACTCGCAGTTGGGTCGACGCCAACGACGCGCTCGCGCGCAAGACGCTCGCCGCGCTGCCGGTGCGCGCCGAACTCGTCTCGCGACTGCGCGAACTGTTGTACATCGACTACCAGTCCGCGCCGGTCAAGCGCGGCGGCCGCTACTTCTACACGCGCCGCCACAAGGACCGCGAAAAGGCGATCGTCTACGTTCAGGATCGCGCGGGCGCCGCCGAACGCGCGCTACTCGATCCCAATCAGTGGAGCGAAGACGGCAGCGTGTCCCTCGGTGGCTGGTACCCGAGCTACGACGGCACCAAGGTCGCCTACAAGCGCAAGCAGAACAACGCCGACGAATCGGTGATGTACGTGCGCGACGTCGCGACCGGCAAGGACTCCGAGGTCGACGTGATCGAGGGCGCGAAGTACGCCAGCGCGTCGTGGACGCCGAAGGGTGACGGGTTCTACTACACGTATCTGCCGACGGATCCGAACATCCCCGTCGCGGAGCGGCCGGGTTATCAGGAGGTCCGCTTCCACCGCCTCGGAACGGACCCGAGCACCGACGAAGTCGTGTTCCCGCACACCGGCAATCCGCAGATGTGGATCGGCGCCGACGTATCCCGCGACGGTCGCTGGTTGGTGCTGTACGCCTCCCACGGATGGAACGCGAACGACGTCTACATCAAAGACCTGCGCAAGCGCGTCCGACGTCGGCCGACCGAACCGGCCACCGACGACCTCCCGCCACGCGAACGCATTCGCCGCGAGGCGATCCGCCGTGGCTTCTTGCCAATCGTCTACGGCCAGGACGCAAAGTACGGCGTCGACGTGTGGAAGAACAAGCTGTACATCCGCACCGACGAAGGCGCCCCGCGCTATCGTCTGTTCGTCGGCGACGCGCGCCGGCCGCAGCGCGCCAAGTGGAAGGAGATCGTCCCGCAGGCCGATGCGACGTTGTCGTCGGCGCAGATCGTCGGAGGCCATCTCGTGCTGCACTACCTCCGCAACGCGTATTCCGACGTGGAGATCCGGCGTCTCGACGGCCGGCTCGTGCGCAAGCTGGCGCTGCCCGGCATCGGCACCGCCGGCGTGCGGGGCGAGCCGGACGACGACGAAGCGTACTATTCGTTCACGTCGTTCAATCGGCCGGTCCAGATCTTCAAGACGTCGATCCGCCGCGGCAACCCGACGCTGTGGTCGCAAGTGGACGTGCCGGTCGACACCTCCGCAATGGAGGTCGAGCAGGTGTGGTTCGAGTCGAAGGACGGTACGAAGGTGCCGATGTTCCTCGTCTACAAAAAGGGGATCGCGCGCGACGGTAGCCATCCGACGCTGCTGTACGGCTACGGAGGATTCAACGTGAGCCTCACGCCGCACTTTTCTTCGACGGCCGTCGTCTGGGTCGAACACGGCGGCATCTACGCGGTCGCCAACCTGCGCGGCGGCGGCGAATTCGGCGAACAGTGGCACCGCGCCGGTATGCTCGCCAACAAGCAGAATGTGTTCGACGACTTCATCGCCGCGGCCGAGCACCTGATCCGCGAGGGCTACACGAGCCCGGACAAGCTGGCGATCATGGGCGGGTCGAACGGAGGGTTGCTGGTCGGAGCCGCCATGACGCAGCGACCGGAGCTGTTCCGCGCGGTGGTGTGCGCGGTGCCGCTGCTCGACATGGTGCGCTATCACCTGTTCGGCAGCGGCCGCACCTGGATCCCCGAGTACGGCAGTGCCGAGGATCCCGACCAGTTCAAGGTGCTCTACGCCTACTCGCCCTACCACCATATCCAACAGGGCGTCGCGTACCCGGCGCTGTTGATGATGTCGGCCGACGCCGACGACCGGGTGGATCCGATGCACGCGCGCAAGTTCGTCGCCGCAATTCAGTGGGCGGCCACAGGGGATCGGCCCTACCTGCTGCGCGTCGAGCGCCACGCGGGGCACGGCGGCGCCGACCTGGTCAAGGCGAACCTCGAAAAGGCGGCCGACCAGCTCGCGTTTCTGATGTGGCAACTCGGCATGACGGCGGATGCGGCCGCCGCCGCGCCGTCGAACGCATCCGCGGCGCGGCGGACACCGGTCGCGGCGCCGGGGCGAGCGCCGCGGTGGACACCGCAATGA